The Brachyspira aalborgi genome has a segment encoding these proteins:
- a CDS encoding M24 family metallopeptidase: MLKITESKENKKFDYDNRIKRLRNLTKETILITKNENIFYLTGFKGTAGWLLIHNSKKYLLVDSRYFEQATKITHKTSVVLVSNNYEGALVDLLKSIKVKEITIARNGLYLSDYENIVLAMVSSSIKISVNKANIDNIRITKEKEEIKIIRDNLNRAEKAMTKTLAFIKENITERELAAELEYQMRKEGGDKTAFDTILLFGERTSLPHGMPTDRKLKLGDNILMDFGLSREGYKSDITRTFFFGKGNNFKEMSKIYNVVKEAHKKGIEAIHSGISGKEADNSAREIIKSNGYGKYFGHSLGHGVGLEIHEAPRLSPIIDNVLEGGTIVTVEPGIYIPDLGGVRIENMVIVTKDVGVSMNDTPTDLIVL, translated from the coding sequence ATGTTAAAAATAACCGAAAGTAAAGAAAATAAAAAATTTGATTACGACAATAGAATTAAAAGATTGCGAAACTTAACTAAAGAAACCATTCTTATAACTAAAAACGAAAATATATTTTATTTGACGGGTTTTAAGGGAACGGCGGGCTGGCTTTTAATTCATAATTCAAAAAAATATTTGCTTGTAGATTCGAGATATTTTGAACAAGCTACTAAAATTACTCATAAAACTTCCGTAGTTTTGGTTTCAAATAATTATGAAGGCGCTTTAGTCGATTTATTGAAATCTATTAAAGTTAAAGAAATTACCATTGCAAGAAACGGACTCTATTTATCCGATTACGAAAATATAGTTTTAGCTATGGTTAGCTCTTCGATTAAAATATCGGTAAATAAAGCGAATATTGACAATATAAGAATCACCAAAGAAAAAGAAGAGATAAAAATTATAAGAGATAATTTAAATAGAGCGGAAAAAGCTATGACAAAAACTTTAGCGTTTATAAAAGAAAATATTACCGAAAGAGAATTAGCGGCGGAGTTGGAATATCAAATGAGAAAAGAAGGCGGAGATAAAACGGCTTTCGACACAATACTTTTATTTGGAGAGCGAACCTCTCTTCCTCATGGAATGCCAACCGATAGAAAATTAAAATTGGGCGATAATATTCTTATGGATTTTGGTTTATCGAGAGAAGGTTATAAAAGCGATATAACAAGAACTTTCTTTTTTGGCAAAGGAAATAATTTTAAAGAAATGTCTAAAATATATAATGTAGTTAAAGAAGCACATAAAAAAGGAATTGAAGCTATACATTCGGGAATATCGGGAAAAGAAGCGGATAATTCTGCAAGAGAAATTATTAAATCTAACGGATACGGAAAATATTTCGGGCATAGTTTAGGACATGGCGTTGGACTTGAAATTCATGAAGCGCCAAGATTATCGCCAATAATAGACAATGTTCTTGAAGGCGGAACTATAGTTACTGTTGAGCCTGGAATATATATTCCAGATTTGGGCGGAGTTAGAATAGAAAATATGGTTATAGTTACAAAAGACGTAGGAGTTTCAATGAATGATACGCCAACGGATTTAATTGTTTTATAA
- a CDS encoding redox-sensing transcriptional repressor Rex — translation MISRTQIMRLLKYKNALKRMKSFGFIKAYSNNLGDAIGISAVQVRKDFSLFSISGNKKGGYIIDDLLDRIDDILGKKVSHSIILIGYGKIGKALVNYRGFENESMKIVAAFDHNPEKIDREAKTPILPIEELKDYIINNKIEVAILTVPDLEAQRMFDVICNAGIKGVLNFAPIKLLDKPNCIINDVNIVDEIESLFYFINDIENTTIQRGRIKKQ, via the coding sequence ATGATTAGCAGAACACAAATTATGCGTTTATTGAAATATAAAAACGCCTTAAAGCGTATGAAAAGTTTTGGTTTCATAAAGGCTTATTCAAATAATTTGGGAGATGCGATTGGCATAAGCGCCGTTCAAGTTAGAAAAGATTTTTCATTATTTAGCATATCGGGCAATAAGAAAGGCGGATATATTATTGACGATTTGCTTGATAGAATAGACGATATACTCGGAAAAAAAGTTTCGCATAGTATTATATTAATCGGATATGGAAAAATTGGAAAGGCTTTAGTAAATTATAGAGGTTTTGAAAATGAATCTATGAAAATAGTGGCGGCTTTCGACCATAATCCCGAAAAAATCGATAGAGAGGCAAAAACTCCGATACTTCCGATTGAAGAATTAAAAGATTATATAATAAATAATAAAATAGAAGTTGCAATATTGACAGTTCCAGATTTGGAAGCTCAAAGAATGTTTGATGTTATATGCAATGCGGGAATTAAAGGCGTTCTTAATTTCGCTCCTATAAAATTATTAGATAAACCAAATTGTATTATAAACGATGTAAATATAGTAGATGAAATTGAATCATTATTTTATTTTATAAACGATATTGAAAATACCACAATTCAAAGAGGCAGAATAAAAAAACAATAA
- a CDS encoding zinc metallopeptidase: protein MIGGYLEYYFGYIWILIPGLILGFWAQAKVKGTYSKYSKVQNRRGITGEQTAKHILNAYGIDIPVERINGSLTDHYDPRAKVLRLSSGVYSGTDVAALGIAAHEVGHAIQHDRGYTPLTLRNGFYPLCAIGDQFGPFLVLAGILIGGAGSFSQTIMLIGIILFAFAVFFSLITLPVEFDASNRAIKILDKGGFLDSEELDGAKKVLKAAALTYVAAAVTSVLSLIRLILIANRRRD, encoded by the coding sequence ATGATTGGAGGATATTTAGAATATTATTTCGGTTATATATGGATTTTAATACCTGGATTAATACTCGGATTTTGGGCGCAAGCTAAAGTTAAAGGAACTTACTCAAAATATAGCAAAGTTCAAAATAGAAGAGGAATAACGGGAGAGCAAACTGCAAAACATATATTAAACGCTTACGGTATAGATATTCCTGTTGAAAGAATAAATGGAAGTTTAACCGACCATTATGACCCAAGGGCAAAAGTATTGCGTCTATCTTCGGGAGTTTATAGCGGAACGGATGTGGCGGCTTTAGGAATAGCGGCTCATGAAGTTGGACATGCAATACAGCATGACAGAGGATATACGCCTTTAACTTTAAGAAACGGTTTTTATCCTTTATGCGCGATAGGAGACCAATTTGGACCTTTCTTAGTTTTAGCGGGAATATTAATCGGAGGAGCGGGCAGTTTTTCTCAAACGATTATGTTGATTGGAATAATATTATTCGCTTTTGCGGTTTTCTTTTCGCTTATAACTTTACCCGTTGAATTTGACGCTTCAAACAGAGCTATAAAAATTTTAGATAAAGGCGGATTTTTAGATTCTGAAGAACTTGACGGAGCGAAAAAAGTATTGAAAGCCGCAGCTTTAACTTATGTAGCCGCCGCCGTTACTTCGGTTTTATCTCTTATAAGGCTTATATTAATTGCAAATAGAAGAAGAGATTAA
- a CDS encoding bifunctional 5,10-methylenetetrahydrofolate dehydrogenase/5,10-methenyltetrahydrofolate cyclohydrolase: protein MILDGRELSKEIKENIKSKVALLDKKPRIDFIYFENDKSTEIYFNRAKKSAESAGMIGALHNLNSNTSEKDFLTLIEYLNEEKETNGIMIQAPLPKHIDKKKVYETISPDKDVDAISNISLGRIFLGESKLIPCTVKSVMALLKKTKIKIEGANAVVVGRSDIVGKPLAHLLLQESATVTITHSKTKNLKEICKKADILCVSIGKSEYITEEYIKEGAIVIDIGINVLEDGSIKGDVKFDEASKLASFITPTPNGVGSVTVAMLLDNLLYLYSLQNQ, encoded by the coding sequence ATGATACTTGATGGAAGAGAATTATCAAAAGAAATAAAAGAAAATATAAAATCTAAAGTCGCTTTGCTCGATAAAAAACCAAGAATAGATTTTATATATTTTGAAAATGATAAATCTACTGAAATATATTTTAATAGAGCTAAAAAATCCGCAGAAAGCGCGGGAATGATTGGCGCGCTTCATAATCTTAACTCAAACACAAGCGAAAAAGATTTTTTAACTTTAATAGAATATCTAAACGAAGAAAAAGAAACCAACGGAATAATGATTCAAGCGCCTTTGCCTAAACATATAGATAAAAAGAAAGTTTACGAAACAATCTCGCCAGATAAAGATGTCGATGCAATATCAAATATAAGTTTAGGAAGAATATTTTTGGGAGAAAGCAAACTTATTCCATGCACGGTTAAAAGCGTAATGGCTTTACTTAAAAAAACTAAAATAAAAATTGAAGGAGCTAACGCCGTAGTCGTTGGAAGAAGCGATATAGTTGGAAAACCTTTAGCTCATTTGCTTCTTCAAGAATCGGCAACGGTTACAATAACTCATTCAAAAACAAAAAATTTAAAAGAGATTTGCAAGAAAGCCGATATATTATGCGTGTCTATCGGAAAATCGGAGTATATAACCGAAGAATATATTAAAGAAGGAGCGATTGTTATAGATATTGGAATAAATGTTTTAGAGGACGGTTCTATAAAAGGCGATGTTAAATTTGACGAGGCTTCAAAATTAGCTTCTTTTATAACTCCAACTCCAAACGGTGTGGGAAGCGTTACGGTTGCAATGCTTTTAGATAATTTGCTTTATCTTTATAGTCTTCAAAATCAATAA
- a CDS encoding glycerate kinase codes for MKKIIIIPDSFKGSLSSLEVCNAIEEGILKVFKNTEIKKIPIADGGEGTVDSVLYATGGKIKKVNVRNPLGKIIKAKYGIIDNNKAVIEMAEASGLTLIKEKNPLKSSTYGTGELIKDAIENGIKEILIGIGGSATNDCGIGMANALGYRFFDKDKKELEAIAENMIKIAEIDDSNVDKKIFDIKINVACDVKNPLYGKDGATAIYGTQKGVNKESFDILDNGLKNIAKLVKEKFNKEIDYIEGSGAAGGLGGGLIAFCNAELKSGIDAILDIIDFENEIKDASLIITGEGAIDGQTKKGKVPVGISRRAKNIPVIAIVGDIRDGAEAVYEMGITSIMPALKRAMPLEEAIANSKSLIIDATERACRFMSIDL; via the coding sequence ATGAAAAAAATTATTATTATTCCCGATTCTTTTAAGGGCAGTTTGTCAAGTTTGGAAGTTTGTAACGCGATAGAAGAAGGAATATTAAAAGTATTTAAAAATACTGAAATAAAGAAAATTCCCATAGCAGACGGAGGCGAAGGAACTGTAGATTCTGTTTTATACGCTACGGGAGGAAAAATAAAAAAAGTTAATGTAAGAAATCCGCTCGGCAAAATTATAAAAGCAAAATACGGAATAATCGATAATAATAAAGCCGTTATAGAAATGGCGGAGGCTTCAGGTTTAACTTTGATAAAAGAAAAAAATCCGCTTAAATCTTCAACTTACGGAACGGGCGAACTTATTAAAGACGCTATAGAAAATGGAATAAAAGAAATATTAATTGGAATAGGCGGAAGCGCTACGAACGATTGCGGAATTGGAATGGCTAACGCTTTGGGATATAGATTTTTCGATAAAGATAAAAAAGAACTTGAAGCTATAGCGGAGAATATGATTAAAATTGCAGAAATAGACGATTCTAATGTAGATAAAAAAATATTTGATATAAAAATAAATGTAGCCTGCGATGTAAAAAATCCTCTTTACGGAAAAGACGGAGCTACTGCAATTTACGGAACTCAAAAAGGCGTTAATAAAGAAAGTTTTGATATATTAGATAACGGATTAAAAAATATCGCTAAATTAGTAAAAGAAAAATTTAATAAAGAAATAGATTATATAGAAGGTTCGGGAGCGGCGGGAGGTTTGGGCGGAGGTTTAATAGCCTTTTGCAATGCGGAGTTAAAAAGCGGTATCGATGCAATATTGGATATTATAGATTTTGAAAACGAAATAAAAGACGCTTCTCTTATAATAACGGGCGAAGGAGCGATAGACGGACAAACTAAAAAAGGCAAAGTTCCCGTAGGAATATCAAGAAGAGCGAAAAATATTCCTGTAATTGCGATAGTCGGAGATATAAGAGACGGAGCGGAAGCGGTTTATGAAATGGGAATAACTTCAATAATGCCCGCTTTAAAAAGAGCTATGCCTTTGGAAGAAGCGATAGCAAATTCAAAAAGTTTAATAATTGACGCTACAGAGAGAGCATGCAGATTTATGTCTATTGATTTGTAA
- a CDS encoding MetS family NSS transporter small subunit, with protein MGIDSAIFMGLSLLAVWGGFVFFLAIALRKI; from the coding sequence ATGGGAATAGATTCGGCTATATTTATGGGACTTAGTCTACTTGCAGTTTGGGGAGGATTTGTTTTCTTTCTCGCCATAGCTTTAAGAAAAATATAA
- a CDS encoding GntP family permease, whose product MQGISLIIAFIICIIIMIFAISKLKIHPFLSIMGVSLLLSFLAGIPIKTIPSIIGTGFSGTFTSIGIVIILGALIGTILEKTGGALKLSDIVIKVVGKKKPELAMLIMGWIVSIPVFCDSGFVILNPIRKALAKRTLTSSVAMSVALSAGLYTSHVFIPPTPGPIAAANTLGVGDHLLMVIGMGILCSILPLISGYFFAKYIGKRVKSIDEIENKDSVKSYEELVKSYGKLPNGFLAIAPIIIPILLMGLASAVTMAKLEGSFISLLQFLGTPIIALAVGVIFGAITYFNQKNSVENIESFYDITNDTLKIVGPILFVTAAGGVLGKVIASSSLVDFITENATLFQTIGIFFPFILSAILKTAQGSSTVALTTTAGIIAPLMGALGLDTPALASLTVMSIAAGAMTVSHANDSYYWVVTNFGEMKAEDGYKTQTLMTLIIGIAGIINVFLVSLVLR is encoded by the coding sequence ATGCAAGGAATTTCATTAATTATAGCTTTTATCATTTGTATAATAATTATGATATTTGCTATATCGAAATTAAAAATTCATCCGTTTTTGTCTATTATGGGCGTTTCTCTGCTTCTGTCATTTTTAGCGGGAATTCCAATAAAAACTATTCCTTCAATAATAGGAACGGGATTTAGCGGAACATTTACAAGCATAGGAATAGTAATTATATTAGGAGCGTTAATCGGAACTATTTTAGAAAAAACGGGAGGCGCTTTAAAACTTTCCGACATAGTTATAAAAGTTGTAGGCAAAAAGAAACCCGAACTTGCAATGCTTATTATGGGCTGGATAGTTTCTATTCCCGTATTTTGCGATTCTGGTTTTGTAATTTTAAATCCGATTAGAAAAGCTTTGGCAAAAAGAACTTTGACTTCAAGTGTTGCTATGTCTGTCGCTCTTTCTGCAGGTTTATATACTTCGCATGTATTTATACCTCCTACTCCAGGACCAATTGCCGCTGCAAATACTTTAGGAGTAGGCGACCATCTTTTAATGGTTATAGGAATGGGAATTTTATGTTCAATATTGCCTTTAATATCGGGATATTTCTTTGCAAAATATATTGGTAAGAGAGTTAAATCTATAGACGAAATAGAAAATAAAGATAGCGTTAAAAGTTATGAGGAATTGGTAAAAAGCTACGGAAAATTGCCTAACGGTTTTTTAGCGATAGCTCCGATTATAATACCTATTCTTTTAATGGGTTTAGCTTCCGCAGTTACTATGGCAAAATTAGAAGGAAGTTTTATAAGTTTATTACAATTTTTAGGAACTCCAATAATTGCATTAGCTGTAGGCGTTATTTTTGGAGCAATAACTTATTTTAATCAAAAAAATAGCGTTGAAAATATAGAAAGTTTTTACGATATAACAAACGATACTTTAAAAATTGTAGGACCTATACTTTTTGTAACGGCTGCTGGCGGAGTTTTGGGAAAAGTTATAGCTTCTTCAAGTTTGGTTGATTTCATAACGGAAAATGCGACTCTATTTCAAACTATAGGAATATTTTTTCCGTTTATTTTATCGGCGATATTGAAAACTGCGCAAGGTTCTTCCACTGTAGCATTAACTACAACAGCAGGAATAATAGCGCCTTTAATGGGAGCTTTAGGTTTGGATACGCCTGCATTAGCTTCTTTAACCGTTATGTCTATTGCGGCTGGCGCTATGACTGTTTCGCATGCAAATGATAGTTATTATTGGGTTGTTACGAATTTTGGAGAGATGAAAGCCGAAGACGGTTATAAAACTCAAACTTTAATGACGCTTATAATAGGAATAGCGGGCATAATAAATGTGTTTTTAGTGTCTTTGGTTTTAAGATAA
- a CDS encoding CdaR family transcriptional regulator — protein sequence MISLDNQIAKKIIKKIMNDTDYKININIMNEYGEIIASGDKYRIGKIHSGALEVIEKRKSMHYFDTVDNDTESSKPGINMPIIFNNEVIGVVGVTGNPKKINIIADMVKMLTEIFIEREIDADKKIFKQTTLNNYIHKIISKENYNYASTINIWAEKNNYLFDIDRAVCLIKFEKNENLDIYKTVEYIIDKTKYLKYFYKQDIVSYLGNRQFIIIKSFNNKEKTDKKSVLKNFFTSLQKEIDSKMNLKFSTACGVIVNSLDNIPYSYEHADFLLNYIEFKNKSVYFIEDYILEFLTLSEEANSKMILGNALNIIKRSPLYKETITAMSKNDMNINKACESLQIHRNTMVYRMKKIKKILGLDPINNHKDRIKFYILSIILNKKN from the coding sequence ATGATTTCTTTAGATAATCAAATAGCAAAAAAAATTATTAAAAAAATAATGAATGATACTGATTATAAAATCAATATTAACATTATGAACGAATACGGAGAGATTATAGCGAGCGGCGATAAATATAGAATAGGAAAAATACATTCTGGAGCTTTGGAGGTTATTGAAAAAAGAAAAAGCATGCATTATTTTGATACCGTAGATAACGATACCGAAAGCAGTAAACCTGGAATTAATATGCCAATAATATTTAATAATGAAGTTATAGGAGTTGTCGGAGTTACGGGAAATCCAAAGAAAATAAATATAATAGCCGATATGGTAAAAATGCTTACGGAAATATTTATAGAAAGAGAAATAGACGCAGATAAAAAGATATTTAAACAAACTACTCTTAATAATTATATTCATAAAATTATATCGAAAGAAAATTATAACTACGCTTCCACAATAAATATTTGGGCTGAAAAAAATAATTATTTATTTGATATAGATAGAGCCGTTTGCTTAATAAAATTTGAGAAAAATGAAAATCTGGATATATACAAAACAGTAGAATATATAATAGACAAAACTAAATATTTAAAGTATTTTTATAAACAAGATATAGTATCTTATTTGGGAAACAGACAATTTATTATTATAAAAAGTTTTAACAATAAAGAAAAAACGGATAAAAAAAGCGTATTAAAAAATTTCTTTACAAGCCTTCAAAAAGAAATAGACAGTAAAATGAATTTAAAATTTTCAACGGCATGCGGAGTAATAGTTAATAGTTTAGATAATATACCTTATAGTTATGAACATGCGGATTTTTTGCTTAATTATATAGAGTTTAAAAATAAATCCGTATATTTTATAGAAGATTATATTTTAGAATTTCTTACTTTAAGCGAAGAAGCAAATTCAAAAATGATATTAGGAAACGCTTTGAATATAATAAAAAGAAGTCCGCTTTATAAAGAAACAATTACGGCTATGAGTAAAAACGATATGAATATAAATAAAGCATGCGAAAGTTTACAGATACATAGAAATACTATGGTTTACAGAATGAAGAAAATAAAAAAGATTTTAGGATTAGACCCGATTAATAATCATAAAGATAGAATTAAATTTTATATTTTGTCTATTATATTAAATAAAAAGAATTAA
- a CDS encoding sodium-dependent transporter, with the protein MSHHHRGQWGTRAGFILAAIGSAVGLGNIWRFPYMVASFGGGAFMIVYLIAMFTAGIPIMVLEFSMGHKTHKSAPGAFKFLNPSWEWLGWLQVFTCFGIVIYYSVIIAWSLAYGLFSLKGLAWGSDTAGFFFNEYLKVSDGFKLGGFNPQVAIPLIIVWIIILISVIGGVKDGIEKANKIFMPLLFILILIILIRGLTLEGAFKGLDYMFKPDFSKILDPNVWIAAYGQVFYSMSIAFGIMVTYSSYLSDDSDISNNAFMTGFADTSFSLLAGITVFSIIGYMAGAQGKEVSEVAGNGGIGLAFIVFPEAVNSLPGLNGIFGAVFFLVLAFAGLTSAISLSEVVISSFIDKFHYNRKKASIVIMIIQAAISMVYATGGGLYILDIVDHFINNYNIVISGLIELVLIAWVYKLNDFKDLINKVSEFRIGIWWDFCLKFLTPIFLAVFLALKLITDFKTPYENYPQAALIGLGWSMPIIAFIVGVILAKLKEKYINK; encoded by the coding sequence ATGAGTCATCATCATAGAGGACAATGGGGAACTAGAGCGGGATTTATATTGGCTGCTATAGGTTCTGCGGTAGGTTTAGGTAATATATGGCGTTTTCCGTATATGGTAGCTTCTTTTGGAGGCGGAGCTTTTATGATAGTTTATTTAATCGCTATGTTTACCGCGGGAATACCGATTATGGTTTTAGAATTTTCTATGGGACATAAAACCCATAAGAGCGCGCCTGGAGCGTTTAAATTTTTAAATCCTTCTTGGGAATGGTTAGGCTGGCTTCAAGTATTTACATGCTTTGGAATAGTTATTTATTATTCCGTTATTATAGCCTGGTCTTTAGCTTACGGTTTATTTTCTCTTAAAGGTTTGGCATGGGGAAGCGATACGGCGGGATTTTTCTTTAACGAATATCTTAAAGTATCGGACGGTTTTAAATTAGGCGGTTTTAATCCTCAAGTTGCAATTCCTTTGATAATAGTTTGGATTATTATATTAATTTCCGTTATAGGCGGAGTTAAAGACGGAATAGAAAAGGCTAATAAAATATTTATGCCTTTATTATTTATATTAATTTTAATAATACTTATTAGAGGATTAACTTTAGAAGGAGCGTTTAAGGGATTAGATTATATGTTTAAGCCCGATTTTTCAAAAATTCTCGACCCTAATGTTTGGATAGCCGCTTATGGACAAGTATTTTATAGTATGTCAATCGCTTTCGGTATAATGGTTACTTATTCAAGCTATTTATCGGACGATTCGGATATTTCAAATAACGCTTTTATGACAGGCTTTGCCGATACAAGTTTTAGTTTGCTTGCTGGAATAACAGTGTTCAGTATAATTGGTTATATGGCTGGCGCGCAAGGTAAAGAAGTTTCGGAAGTTGCGGGAAATGGCGGAATAGGTTTGGCTTTTATAGTATTTCCCGAAGCCGTTAATTCTTTGCCAGGATTAAACGGAATATTTGGAGCTGTATTCTTTTTAGTTCTTGCATTTGCTGGTTTAACTTCGGCAATATCTCTATCAGAAGTTGTTATTTCTTCTTTTATAGATAAATTCCATTATAATAGAAAAAAAGCGTCTATAGTTATTATGATTATACAGGCTGCAATATCTATGGTATATGCGACAGGCGGCGGTTTATATATATTAGATATAGTGGACCATTTTATAAATAATTATAATATTGTAATAAGCGGTTTAATAGAATTGGTTTTAATAGCTTGGGTATATAAACTCAATGACTTTAAAGACTTAATTAATAAAGTAAGCGAGTTTAGAATAGGAATTTGGTGGGATTTCTGTTTAAAATTCTTAACTCCTATATTTTTAGCGGTTTTTTTAGCATTAAAATTAATAACCGATTTTAAAACGCCTTATGAGAATTATCCTCAAGCGGCTTTAATAGGTTTAGGTTGGTCTATGCCGATTATCGCTTTTATAGTTGGAGTAATACTAGCTAAACTTAAAGAAAAATATATTAATAAATAA
- a CDS encoding motility associated factor glycosyltransferase family protein has product MNNYINNIEELKNNKYNLRAIEKLNIYKIKNSVYSIKLNKENLITVLYNNKPLTSIYAPIEEAKKLINQNIKDNSSRIGIFLSISSFYHIDYFLSLNENSKAIIIEKDIEVAKLIFENIKSENLKRVIILLKEKIEDIISFFDFYIAEEDIKKIICIMHIRASNINAENKNYYDNVNFLLMNKIKEKLMSLTSNYYFAPIWARNIIYNLAFNKGYSIKTYKNILNKKTPLLLISAGASIDNYIEKIKKLSKTHFILVLSHAFNTLIKNNIKPDAIVSTDGGFYSCIYIIDAIKENIPIFTTHSAYSFPLTNINKKRIFYFSHNESFEKIIYSNKNSDNNIYFPMEGSVIMPALRIANFLNPKYILFAGCDFCHLSNKSHSKYSNAIALDFLSSYKLKTFENLKYKRLNDNQNIECYDNILRKSSSSLISYKMHFETLANEIIKEIEIFNLTKESAKIKNVKIFNNINLNNTNEKNINIKDYIEENINEKEFINKLEYFIKNIYNEIDENFANMISPYHFSELKENKISKREFKEYINKWHNEIKIILNKF; this is encoded by the coding sequence ATGAATAATTATATTAATAATATTGAAGAGCTTAAAAATAATAAATATAATTTAAGAGCGATTGAAAAATTAAATATATATAAAATAAAAAATTCTGTATATTCTATAAAATTAAATAAAGAAAATCTTATAACCGTTTTATATAATAATAAACCTTTAACTTCAATTTACGCTCCGATTGAAGAAGCTAAAAAATTAATAAATCAAAATATAAAAGATAATTCGAGTCGTATTGGAATTTTTTTGTCTATATCTTCGTTTTATCATATAGATTATTTTTTATCTCTAAACGAAAATAGCAAAGCGATAATAATAGAAAAAGATATTGAAGTAGCGAAATTAATTTTTGAAAATATAAAATCTGAAAACTTAAAAAGAGTGATTATATTATTAAAAGAAAAAATTGAAGATATAATTTCTTTTTTCGATTTTTATATAGCCGAAGAAGATATTAAAAAAATAATTTGTATAATGCATATAAGAGCCTCGAATATAAACGCTGAAAATAAAAATTATTACGACAATGTTAATTTTCTTTTAATGAATAAAATTAAAGAAAAATTAATGTCTCTAACTTCAAATTATTATTTCGCTCCGATTTGGGCAAGAAATATAATTTATAATTTGGCTTTCAATAAAGGCTATTCTATAAAAACTTATAAAAATATTTTAAATAAAAAAACTCCTTTGCTTTTAATATCCGCGGGCGCTTCGATAGACAATTATATTGAAAAAATAAAAAAACTCTCAAAAACTCATTTTATTTTAGTTTTATCACATGCATTCAATACTTTAATAAAAAATAATATAAAACCTGATGCAATAGTTTCGACTGACGGCGGATTTTATTCTTGCATTTATATAATAGACGCTATAAAAGAAAATATTCCAATATTTACAACTCATAGCGCTTATTCTTTCCCGCTTACAAATATTAATAAAAAAAGAATATTTTATTTTTCGCATAATGAAAGTTTTGAAAAAATTATTTATTCTAATAAAAATAGCGATAATAATATTTATTTTCCTATGGAAGGAAGCGTTATAATGCCCGCTTTGAGAATTGCTAATTTTCTTAATCCAAAATATATTTTATTTGCAGGTTGCGATTTTTGTCATTTAAGTAATAAAAGCCATTCAAAATATTCAAATGCAATAGCTTTAGATTTTTTAAGTTCTTACAAATTAAAAACTTTTGAAAATTTGAAATATAAAAGATTAAACGATAATCAAAATATAGAATGCTACGATAATATTTTAAGAAAATCTTCTTCTTCGCTTATTAGTTATAAAATGCATTTTGAAACTTTGGCAAATGAAATTATAAAAGAAATTGAAATTTTTAATTTAACAAAAGAATCTGCAAAAATAAAAAATGTTAAAATATTTAATAATATAAATTTAAATAATACAAATGAAAAAAATATAAATATAAAAGATTATATTGAAGAGAATATAAACGAAAAAGAATTTATAAACAAATTAGAATATTTTATTAAAAATATATACAATGAAATTGACGAAAATTTTGCTAATATGATTTCGCCTTATCATTTTTCAGAATTAAAAGAAAATAAAATTTCAAAACGAGAATTTAAAGAATATATAAATAAATGGCATAACGAAATAAAAATAATTTTAAATAAATTTTAA